The DNA segment TGGTCATCATCTGGAACGACCTCGCCTGCGGCGACCGCGAGGCGGCGGCCGTCCTGGTCGCGTTGAACTCGGTCTTCCAGGTGGTGGCGTTCGGTCTGCTGGGCTGGCTCTACCTCGACCTGCTGCCCGGCTGGCTGGGCCTGGGGGACGGCGAGCATCTGGACATCTCGATGTGGAAGATCGCCCTGAACGTCGTCATCTTCCTCGGCGTCCCGCTGCTGGCCGGCTTCCTCACCCGCCGCCTGGGCGAGAAGAAGCTCGGCCGTGAGAAGTACGAATCCGACTTCCTGCCGAAGATCGGCCCGTGGGCGCTGTACGGTCTGCTCTTCACGATCGTCATCCTCTTCGCCCTGCAGGGGAAGACGATCACCTCCCAGCCCCTCGACGTCGTGCGCATCGCGCTGCCGCTGCTGGTGTACTTCGCCGTGATGTGGGCCGGGACCTTCCTGCTGGGCAAGGCGATCGGCCTGGCCTACGACCGCACCACCACCCTCGCCTTCACGGCCGCGGGCAACAACTTCGAGCTGGCCATCGCCGTGGCCATCGCCACCTTCGGCGTGACTTCCGGCCAGGCCCTCTCCGGCGTCGTAGGACCACTCATCGAGGTGCCGGTTCTGATCGGCCTCGTCTATGTGTCCCTGGCCTGGCGCAAGAAGTTCGCCCCGTCCGCTCTGACCACTGAGGGAAGGGACCACTGATGTACCGCCTGGGCCGCCGCGCACAGGGGACGACCGGCACGGCCGCCGGCGTCCGCCACGAGCACGCGCCCGTCGCGAACCGTGGCGCGCGCGGGGGAGCCGTGCGCGGGGTACCCCGCCTCGGAGGAGCAGACGAGGTCATGGCCCGCACCGTACGGTGCACCCCGCGCGAGGCGGCGGCGCAGGCGGTATGACACAGCACGCCGATGTGGTGGTGATCGGCGGCGGCCAGGCAGGGCTCGCCGCCGGCTACCACCTGCGCCGCCAGGGCCTGGACTTCGTCGTCCTCGACGCCCAGGCCACTCCTGGCGGGGCCTGGCAGCACACCTGGAACTCGCTGCACCTGTTCTCACCGGCCGTCTTCTCCTCCCTCCCCGGCCGCCTCATGCCGACGCAGCCGGGCGAGGAGTACCCCGACGCCGGACACGTGGTGGCGTACTTGAGCGACTACGAGAAGCGGTACGAACTTCCGGTGCAGCGGCCGGTCCAGGTGCTCGGTGTGCACGACGACGGACGGCTGCTGAGAGTGGAGAGCGACTCCGGCACCTGGCACGCACGCGCGGTGATCAGCGCGACCGGTACCTGGTGGCGCCCCTTCCTCCCCGCCGTCCCGGGCCGCGGGGACTTCGAGGGCCGGCAACTGCACGCCGTCTCCTACCGGAGGCCGCAGGACTTCGCGGGCCGCCGTGTGATCGTCGTCGGGGGCGGCAACTCGGGTGCGCAGATCGCCGCGGACCTCGCGTACGACACCGAGCCGACCTGGGTGACCCGGCGTCCGCCCCGCTTCCTCGCCGACGACATCGACGGCCGTGTCCTGTTCGACGCGGCCACCGCCCGCCGCCGCGCCCTCGACGAAGGCCGCACCGACACCGGAGGCGTCGCCTCGCTCGGTGACATCGTCGCCGTACCACCGGTGCGTGAGGCCCGGGACGCCGGACTGCTCATCACAGCGCCCATGTTCGTCCGTCTCGACCGCGACGGAGTCGTCTGGGCCGACGGCACGCGGGCGCCCGCCGACGCGGTGCTCTGGTGCACCGGCTTCCGGCCGGCCCTCTCACACCTGGCACCTCTGGGCCTGCGCGGCCCGCGCGGCCACATCGCCACCCGTGGCACCTGCTCCGTGGAGGAACCTCGCCTGCACCTCCTCGGTTACGGCGACTGGACGGGACCTGCCTCCGCCACGCTCATCGGCGTCGGACGGCCGGCTCGCGACGCGGCCCGCGAGATCTCCGGGCTCCTCGACGTCCAAGGATGACCCACCCGACGTCGGCCCAACGTGTTGATCACCATGCTGGCCGAGCAGGACGG comes from the Streptomyces sp. KMM 9044 genome and includes:
- the arsB gene encoding ACR3 family arsenite efflux transporter produces the protein MTRTEAPATTEESSVVAKLPTLDRFLAVWILIAMAVGLGLGRAVPGLNDTLAKVEIGGISLPIAVGLLIMMYPVLAKVRYDKLDAVTGDRRLMASSLVINWIVGPAVMFALAWIFLPDLPEYRTGLIIVGLARCIAMVIIWNDLACGDREAAAVLVALNSVFQVVAFGLLGWLYLDLLPGWLGLGDGEHLDISMWKIALNVVIFLGVPLLAGFLTRRLGEKKLGREKYESDFLPKIGPWALYGLLFTIVILFALQGKTITSQPLDVVRIALPLLVYFAVMWAGTFLLGKAIGLAYDRTTTLAFTAAGNNFELAIAVAIATFGVTSGQALSGVVGPLIEVPVLIGLVYVSLAWRKKFAPSALTTEGRDH
- a CDS encoding ArsO family NAD(P)H-dependent flavin-containing monooxygenase → MTQHADVVVIGGGQAGLAAGYHLRRQGLDFVVLDAQATPGGAWQHTWNSLHLFSPAVFSSLPGRLMPTQPGEEYPDAGHVVAYLSDYEKRYELPVQRPVQVLGVHDDGRLLRVESDSGTWHARAVISATGTWWRPFLPAVPGRGDFEGRQLHAVSYRRPQDFAGRRVIVVGGGNSGAQIAADLAYDTEPTWVTRRPPRFLADDIDGRVLFDAATARRRALDEGRTDTGGVASLGDIVAVPPVREARDAGLLITAPMFVRLDRDGVVWADGTRAPADAVLWCTGFRPALSHLAPLGLRGPRGHIATRGTCSVEEPRLHLLGYGDWTGPASATLIGVGRPARDAAREISGLLDVQG